The following proteins are co-located in the Pseudomonas synxantha genome:
- a CDS encoding zinc transporter ZntB yields the protein MFEEENAQWGLVHALVLDGKGGARSIARTELDDLQVQPHESLWLHWDRSHPQTQTWLRKSSGLSEFACDLLLEENTRPRLLPLPDAELLLFLRGINLNPGAEPEDMVSVRIFAAANRVISLRLRPLRATDELLVQLAEGKGPRTASELILYMAQYLTNKVQDLVTSLSEIVDAEEEKLDADERYTPEHGSVLQIRRRAAGLKRFLAPQRDIFAQLTRIKLAWFCDDDADYWNELHNSLTRYLEELELARERVGLVLEAEDRRLSVRMNRTMYRFGIITGIFLPMSFLTGLLGINVGGIPFSASPYGFMIACLLMVSVALGQWWLFRRLRWV from the coding sequence ATGTTCGAGGAAGAGAACGCGCAATGGGGGCTGGTACATGCCCTGGTGCTGGACGGTAAAGGCGGTGCGCGTTCGATTGCCCGGACTGAGCTCGACGATTTGCAAGTGCAGCCCCATGAAAGCCTGTGGCTGCATTGGGATCGCAGCCATCCCCAGACCCAGACCTGGCTACGCAAATCCAGCGGCCTGAGCGAGTTTGCCTGTGACTTGCTGCTGGAAGAGAACACTCGCCCACGGCTGTTGCCGCTGCCGGACGCCGAATTGCTGTTGTTTCTGCGCGGGATCAACCTCAACCCAGGCGCCGAGCCCGAGGACATGGTTTCGGTACGTATCTTCGCCGCCGCCAACCGTGTGATTTCCCTGCGTTTGCGCCCGCTGCGTGCGACCGATGAGCTGCTGGTGCAATTGGCGGAGGGTAAGGGCCCACGGACTGCGTCTGAACTCATCCTTTATATGGCCCAGTACCTGACCAATAAAGTGCAGGATCTGGTCACGTCCTTGTCTGAAATCGTCGATGCCGAGGAAGAAAAACTCGATGCCGACGAACGGTATACCCCGGAGCACGGCAGTGTCTTGCAGATCCGTCGGCGAGCAGCAGGGCTCAAGCGTTTCCTGGCGCCGCAACGGGATATTTTTGCTCAACTGACGCGAATCAAACTGGCGTGGTTTTGTGACGACGATGCCGACTATTGGAATGAACTGCACAACAGCCTGACCCGTTACCTGGAAGAGCTGGAATTGGCGCGAGAGCGCGTGGGGCTTGTGCTTGAGGCCGAAGATAGGCGCTTGAGCGTGCGCATGAACCGCACCATGTATCGCTTTGGGATCATTACCGGGATCTTCTTGCCGATGAGTTTTCTCACCGGGTTGCTCGGTATAAATGTGGGGGGCATTCCGTTCTCTGCCAGCCCTTATGGATTCATGATTGCCTGCCTGTTGATGGTCTCTGTGGCACTGGGGCAGTGGTGGTTATTTCGACGATTGCGCTGGGTTTGA
- the rraA gene encoding ribonuclease E activity regulator RraA: MNHYVTPDLCDAYPELVQVVEPMFSNFGGRDSFGGEIVTIKCFEDNSLVKEQADQPGAGKVMVVDGGGSLRRALLGDLIAEKAAKNGWEGLVIYGCIRDVDVIAQTDLGVQALASHPMKTDKRGLGDLNVVVTFAGVTFRPGEYIYADNNGVIVSPSPLKMPE; the protein is encoded by the coding sequence ATGAACCATTACGTGACCCCCGACCTGTGTGACGCCTACCCGGAGCTGGTGCAGGTAGTGGAACCGATGTTCAGCAACTTCGGTGGCCGAGACTCCTTTGGTGGCGAGATAGTCACCATCAAATGCTTCGAAGATAACTCCCTGGTCAAGGAACAGGCGGACCAGCCTGGCGCCGGCAAAGTCATGGTGGTCGATGGCGGCGGTTCTCTGCGTCGTGCGTTGCTGGGCGACCTGATCGCCGAGAAAGCCGCGAAAAACGGTTGGGAAGGGCTGGTGATCTACGGTTGCATCCGTGATGTCGACGTTATCGCCCAGACCGACCTGGGCGTGCAGGCGCTGGCCTCGCACCCGATGAAAACCGACAAGCGTGGTCTGGGTGACCTGAACGTGGTGGTGACGTTCGCAGGCGTGACGTTCCGCCCGGGCGAGTACATCTATGCCGATAACAACGGCGTGATCGTATCGCCCAGCCCGCTGAAAATGCCTGAATAA
- a CDS encoding alpha/beta fold hydrolase, translating into MQSSSKLFPVALISAERRGDLSEDVYRIKPGNSPDGTVELAVTRLGLANVPENRGTPIILLHGSFSNRRFWYSPKGVGLGAYLARRGFDVWIAEMRGHGLSRRNQDYARNRVADYARYDLPAIGAFVREQSGQIPRWIGHSLGATTLAAALGGQHLGASMVASVALFGCQVSRTHWPLKIPPVEWGGRFILKRLARVSGPRFKRGPEDEPAGVIIEAMRWNGLFGRFGDAERDWWKGLAEVNVPLLAVSAAGDRQDPDWACRQLFEQVGSEHRQYLCLGRKQGFSEDFGHVQMLVSKAAQAEVWPLVERWLRDPLTPLFGTQPDMAAAV; encoded by the coding sequence ATGCAAAGCAGCAGCAAACTATTTCCTGTCGCCTTGATCAGCGCTGAGCGTCGTGGCGACCTGAGTGAAGATGTGTACCGGATCAAGCCCGGCAATAGTCCCGACGGCACCGTCGAGCTGGCCGTTACCCGTTTGGGCCTGGCCAATGTCCCTGAAAACCGGGGCACGCCGATTATTTTGTTGCACGGCAGTTTTTCCAATCGACGCTTCTGGTACTCACCCAAAGGTGTCGGCCTGGGTGCTTACCTGGCGCGCCGGGGCTTTGATGTGTGGATTGCGGAAATGCGCGGGCATGGTTTGTCCAGGCGCAACCAGGACTACGCCAGAAACCGTGTTGCTGATTACGCGCGCTACGATTTGCCGGCCATCGGTGCATTTGTGCGTGAGCAAAGCGGGCAAATCCCTCGTTGGATCGGGCATTCCCTCGGTGCCACGACCTTGGCTGCGGCCCTTGGCGGTCAACACCTGGGGGCGTCAATGGTCGCGTCGGTGGCCTTGTTCGGCTGCCAGGTCAGTCGCACCCATTGGCCGTTGAAAATTCCACCGGTGGAGTGGGGCGGTCGTTTTATCCTCAAGCGCCTTGCCCGGGTGTCCGGCCCGCGATTCAAGCGCGGCCCGGAGGACGAGCCGGCCGGTGTGATAATCGAAGCGATGCGCTGGAACGGCCTGTTTGGCCGTTTTGGCGATGCGGAGCGTGATTGGTGGAAGGGCCTGGCAGAGGTCAACGTGCCATTGCTGGCGGTCAGTGCGGCCGGTGATCGTCAAGACCCTGACTGGGCGTGCCGCCAGCTCTTCGAACAAGTCGGCAGCGAGCATCGCCAGTACCTGTGCCTGGGGCGCAAGCAAGGCTTCAGTGAGGATTTCGGGCATGTGCAGATGCTGGTCAGCAAGGCCGCGCAGGCCGAAGTATGGCCATTGGTGGAGCGTTGGTTGCGAGACCCGCTGACACCTTTATTCGGTACGCAGCCCGACATGGCCGCGGCGGTTTGA